A window from Gasterosteus aculeatus chromosome 14, fGasAcu3.hap1.1, whole genome shotgun sequence encodes these proteins:
- the gfra2b gene encoding GDNF family receptor alpha-2 produces MILINAVMVLFLLDVCECDSELSPGREEPLDCVRASELCNQNSQCSSRFRIMRQCLSGGGKERSAMLASKECRGALEVLQDSPLYDCRCKRGMKKEVQCLQNYWSIHMGLSEGEEFYEASPYEPIHFAEEFRHASIISDSSWSKRSPCSVSGKPCNPCLDAVKACNLNETCKRLRSAYTSICSKATPPQPSLANPEPCSRKRCQKALRQFFERVSWELTYPLLFCSCPDQACAERRRRTIVPSCSHQERHKPTCMDLRHTCRSDALCRSRLADFHKNCHTTSESVTGCPHNNYHGCLMSYVGLIGSDVTPNYSDSKPSNITMSLWCTCRGTANQVHQCDAFHRDFTHNTCLKNSIQSFGYGGEGGTLPVTEPSSTFLPPAGPPIISKPAPPFHADALKPLDGACVFSTCANLQDGGLKCISSEDLECEEALLARDSINAQDSEGPKSSSRESATLLLCVCVSILILLTVS; encoded by the exons ATGATCCTCATTAATGCCGTCATGGTGCTGTTTCTGTTGG ACGTGTGCGAGTGTGACTCTGAGCTGTCCCCCGGCCGGGAGGAACCTCTGGACTGTGTCAGAGCCTCCGAACTGTGCAACCAGAACAGCCAGTGCAGCTCGAGGTTCCGCATCATGCGCCAGTGCCTGTCCGGGGGGGGCAAGGAACGCAGCGCCATGCTGGCCTCCAAGGAGTGCCGTGGGGCACTGGAGGTGCTGCAGGACTCTCCGCTCTACGACTGCCGCTGCAAGAGAGGCATGAAGAAGGAGGTGCAGTGTCTGCAGAACTACTGGAGCATCCACATGGGTCTGAGCGAGG gAGAAGAATTTTACGAGGCGTCTCCCTACGAGCCGATCCATTTCGCAGAGGAATTCCGACATGCCTCCATCATCTCAG ATTCTTCTTGGTCTAAGAGGAGCCCCTGCTCTGTGTCAGGGAAACCCTGTAACCCGTGTCTGGACGCGGTGAAGGCCTGCAACCTGAACGAGACATGTAAACGCCTCCGATCCGCCTATACTTCCATCTGCAGCAAGGCCACGCCCCCTCAGCCCTCTCTGGCCAATCCGGAGCCCTGCAGTCGGAAAAGATGTCAGAAG GCCCTGCGTCAGTTCTTCGAGCGGGTCTCCTGGGAGCTTACCTACCCCCTGCTGTTCTGCTCCTGTCCCGACCAGGCCTGTGccgagcgccgccgccgcaccATCGTCCCATCTTGCTCCCACCAGGAGAGGCACAAGCCCACCTGCATGGACCTCCGGCACACCTGTCGCTCCGATGCCCTCTGCAG gtCTCGGCTGGCTGACTTCCACAAGAACTGCCATACAACGTCTGAGAGCGTCACTGGCTGTCCTCACAATAACTACCACGGCTGCCTAATGTCCTACGTCGGCCTCATCG GCTCTGACGTGACGCCCAACTACAGCGACAGCAAGCCGTCCAACATCACCATGAGCCTGTGGTGCACCTGTAGGGGGACAGCCAATCAGGTGCACCAGTGTGACGCCTTCCACCGGGACTTCACTCACAACACCTGCCTCA AAAATTCTATCCAGTCGTTTGGCtacggaggagaaggaggaactcTTCCTGTGACGGAGCCGTCGTCCACCTTCTTGCCCCCTGCCGGGCCCCCAATCATCTCTAAGCCTGCCCCCCCTTTCCACGCTGACGCCCTCAAACCCCTGGACGGCGCCTGCGTGTTCTCCACCTGCGCTAACCTGCAG GACGGAGGCCTAAAGTGCATCTCCTCTGAGGACTTGGAgtgtgaggag GCTCTTTTAGCTCGGGACTCGATCAATGCTCAAGACTCTGAAGGACCGAAGAGCAGCAGCCGGGAATCAGCtactctcctcctctgtgtgtgtgtgtccatcctgATTCTACTCACGGTCTCAtag